In Anaerolineales bacterium, one DNA window encodes the following:
- a CDS encoding sugar ABC transporter ATP-binding protein gives MASRNSFNEQDYLHPAHWRRNIWNLIVYLMLIVGSLMFILPLFWALSSSFKSDYQVMQYPPQWIPSPLRWQNYPEALTYVPFGRFALNTLFIAALAILGNLLSCTIIAYGFARLRAPGKNFFFILMLSTMMLVEPVRIIPLYIEFNTLGWIDSYLPLIVPAFFGSPFYIFLLRQFFMNIPLELEEAALIDGANRLQILWKVILPLSKPALAAIAIFNFQGVWNDFLYPLVFLHKQSNYTIALGLNFFRSTYTVHWGYLMAASIVALLPMVIIFFIAQRYFIQGITFTGIKG, from the coding sequence ATGGCTTCTAGAAATTCATTTAATGAGCAAGACTATTTGCACCCTGCTCATTGGCGTAGGAATATCTGGAACCTGATCGTTTATTTGATGTTGATTGTGGGCTCTTTGATGTTTATCCTGCCACTCTTTTGGGCTTTGTCCTCCTCTTTCAAATCTGATTACCAGGTCATGCAGTATCCCCCCCAGTGGATTCCCAGTCCATTGCGCTGGCAAAATTATCCGGAAGCGCTGACCTATGTGCCTTTTGGACGTTTTGCCCTCAACACCCTTTTTATCGCTGCCCTGGCTATCCTTGGAAATCTTTTATCCTGTACCATAATCGCATATGGATTTGCACGGCTACGCGCGCCAGGCAAGAATTTCTTCTTCATCCTCATGTTATCGACCATGATGCTGGTTGAACCTGTCCGGATTATTCCGTTATATATTGAATTTAATACGCTTGGATGGATAGACTCTTACTTGCCACTGATCGTGCCAGCCTTCTTTGGCAGTCCATTTTATATCTTTTTATTAAGACAGTTTTTTATGAATATTCCCCTCGAGCTTGAAGAAGCCGCCTTGATCGACGGTGCTAACCGATTGCAAATCCTATGGAAGGTGATTTTACCGCTCTCAAAGCCAGCTTTAGCCGCCATCGCCATATTTAACTTTCAAGGAGTATGGAACGATTTCTTGTATCCATTAGTGTTCTTACACAAACAATCAAACTATACCATCGCCTTGGGACTAAATTTCTTTCGAAGCACATATACCGTGCACTGGGGATATTTAATGGCAGCTTCAATAGTTGCGTTGTTGCCCATGGTAATCATCTTCTTCATTGCTCAACGATACTTCATCCAGGGTATCACATTTACCGGGATAAAGGGGTAA
- a CDS encoding ABC transporter permease translates to MGTPTYPPKASLRLFPPMNLASIKTGLRISRLKLRQREAVFFYLCISPWLIGFILFYLGPILASFYFSLTEWDLLTSPQFVGMDNYIRLFTRDTLALKSFQVTLVYTLVYVPMDLIFGLSLALLLNQKLRGIGVFRTVYYLPSVLSGVAYVVMWMWMFNPQHGLINTLLSYIGIQGPRWLLDPKWALSALIMMSLWGVGRTMIIFLAGLQDIPIVLYEVAEIDGANRWNKFWKVTLPLLTPSLLFNLIFGIILTFQTFTNAFVATNGGPLDSTLFYVLYLYRKAFEHLQMGYASAMAWVLFLVVLGCTLVIFMTSGKWVFYRSIGE, encoded by the coding sequence ATGGGCACTCCCACCTACCCCCCTAAGGCATCCCTTCGTTTATTTCCTCCCATGAACTTGGCCTCAATCAAAACCGGCCTGCGTATCTCCAGGCTAAAATTGCGTCAGCGTGAGGCTGTCTTCTTCTATCTATGCATCTCTCCATGGCTAATTGGTTTCATTTTATTTTATCTGGGGCCTATCCTAGCCTCGTTTTATTTCAGCTTGACCGAATGGGATCTACTGACTTCACCCCAGTTTGTAGGAATGGACAATTATATACGCCTGTTCACCAGGGATACGCTGGCACTCAAATCATTCCAGGTTACCCTGGTATATACCTTGGTCTACGTACCAATGGATTTGATTTTTGGCTTGTCGCTGGCTCTCCTGCTTAATCAAAAGTTACGCGGAATCGGCGTATTCAGAACTGTATATTATTTGCCATCCGTGCTGAGCGGGGTTGCCTACGTTGTAATGTGGATGTGGATGTTCAACCCTCAACATGGCTTGATCAATACCCTGCTCTCTTATATTGGTATTCAGGGACCTCGTTGGCTGCTGGACCCTAAATGGGCATTGAGCGCCTTGATCATGATGTCTTTATGGGGCGTTGGCCGGACAATGATAATATTCCTCGCAGGGTTACAGGATATACCTATAGTTCTGTATGAAGTTGCAGAGATTGATGGTGCGAATCGTTGGAATAAATTCTGGAAAGTAACTTTGCCCCTGCTGACGCCATCGCTTCTATTCAACTTGATTTTCGGCATTATTCTGACTTTTCAAACCTTTACCAACGCTTTTGTAGCAACAAACGGTGGACCGTTGGATTCGACCCTCTTTTATGTGCTCTATCTGTATCGCAAGGCTTTTGAACACCTTCAGATGGGGTATGCATCAGCCATGGCCTGGGTGCTTTTCTTAGTCGTTTTAGGCTGTACATTAGTGATCTTCATGACCTCAGGTAAATGGGTGTTTTATCGCAGTATCGGAGAATGA
- a CDS encoding DUF2867 domain-containing protein: MVSENNKDRLILVTGATGYIGGRLVPRLLKPGYRVRCLVRDPAPLHRYAWHSAVETVTGDVLQPDTLGPAMQGVSAAYYLIHSMSAGSGFHQLDLVAAHNFGTAACEAGVEQLIYLGGLAETTSNLSQHLRSRLQTGDALRSSGIPVTEFRAGVIVGSGSISFEMIRYLTERVPVMICPRWVYTPTQPIGIGEVLEYLATALDVPESSGRIIEVGGSEIITYGKMMIVYAEVRGLKRWMVPVPVLTPRLSSYWVNLVTPISSALARPLIEGLRTESTVHDPIARQLFPHVQPVDYRTSVERALTDLEPGKIDSTWIDYLSATWGDGTAVTMTVHEGMILEFHKRVVPSSAETVYHTFTGLGGKRRWPAITWVWKLRGFLDQIFGGVGFRRERRDPDELQVGDALDFWRVETLEPGHLLRLRSEMKMPGIAWLEWHVTPRGKESALLLQTSFFAPKGMLGWLYWYAVYPLHKLIYKKLIDQIAAHATSSKLKEDSIPKELI, from the coding sequence ATGGTGTCGGAGAACAACAAAGATCGTCTCATTTTGGTGACCGGCGCAACCGGGTATATTGGAGGGCGACTTGTTCCCCGGTTGTTAAAGCCAGGATACCGCGTCCGTTGCCTGGTGCGCGATCCGGCCCCCTTGCATAGATATGCCTGGCACAGTGCCGTCGAGACCGTTACAGGAGACGTGCTCCAGCCAGATACTCTTGGGCCAGCCATGCAAGGAGTATCCGCGGCTTACTACTTGATCCACAGCATGTCAGCCGGCTCTGGCTTTCACCAGCTTGACCTAGTTGCAGCCCATAATTTTGGCACGGCTGCCTGCGAGGCTGGAGTCGAGCAGCTCATCTATCTTGGTGGTCTGGCTGAAACCACATCCAATTTATCGCAACACCTGCGCTCGCGCCTGCAAACGGGTGACGCTCTGCGTAGTTCCGGTATCCCAGTAACTGAATTTCGAGCTGGAGTCATTGTGGGTTCTGGCAGCATCTCCTTTGAAATGATCCGATATCTGACCGAGCGTGTACCGGTAATGATCTGCCCACGCTGGGTCTATACGCCCACTCAACCGATTGGGATTGGGGAAGTTTTGGAATACCTGGCGACAGCGCTAGATGTGCCGGAGAGCTCTGGGCGCATTATCGAGGTCGGAGGATCTGAAATCATTACTTACGGAAAAATGATGATAGTTTATGCCGAGGTTCGGGGTCTTAAACGCTGGATGGTGCCTGTACCGGTTCTAACGCCGCGTTTATCATCCTACTGGGTCAACTTGGTCACTCCCATCTCATCAGCCCTGGCACGCCCACTCATAGAAGGATTGCGCACCGAAAGCACAGTGCACGATCCGATTGCCAGGCAGCTATTCCCCCACGTCCAGCCGGTAGATTATCGTACATCGGTAGAGCGGGCACTCACCGACTTGGAACCGGGGAAGATTGATTCCACCTGGATTGACTACCTAAGTGCCACATGGGGTGATGGAACTGCCGTAACCATGACTGTTCACGAAGGCATGATTTTGGAGTTCCACAAGCGTGTTGTCCCATCTTCTGCAGAAACTGTTTATCATACCTTCACCGGCCTGGGGGGAAAGCGTAGATGGCCTGCTATTACGTGGGTATGGAAGCTGCGCGGCTTTCTGGACCAGATATTTGGTGGAGTTGGCTTTCGGCGTGAGCGTCGCGATCCTGATGAATTGCAGGTGGGAGATGCACTTGATTTCTGGCGGGTTGAAACCCTGGAGCCGGGACATTTGTTGAGATTGCGTAGTGAGATGAAAATGCCAGGAATCGCCTGGCTAGAGTGGCATGTCACCCCTAGAGGTAAGGAAAGTGCATTGTTATTGCAAACTTCTTTCTTTGCTCCCAAGGGAATGTTGGGATGGTTGTACTGGTATGCGGTCTACCCACTTCATAAATTGATTTATAAGAAGCTCATCGATCAGATCGCAGCTCACGCAACAAGCTCAAAACTCAAAGAAGACAGTATACCCAAGGAGCTTATATAG
- a CDS encoding DUF2177 domain-containing protein, whose product MVRSYIKLYLITLITFFVIDIVWLGLVAGTLYRSYLGFLFAPTTNWVAAVLFYLLFILGILVFVVVPGLQDSSLKATLLRAVLFGLVTYATYDLTNLATVKNWPVLITVIDMAWGMVLSVLVSYISFLAGKRLN is encoded by the coding sequence ATAGTGCGATCCTATATCAAACTATACCTTATTACTCTGATTACATTCTTCGTGATCGATATAGTCTGGCTTGGACTTGTAGCAGGAACACTTTATCGGAGTTATCTTGGTTTCTTGTTTGCTCCCACAACCAATTGGGTCGCCGCGGTACTTTTCTACCTGCTGTTTATCCTGGGGATCCTGGTATTTGTTGTCGTGCCTGGGCTGCAAGATAGCTCACTTAAGGCAACCCTTCTCCGGGCGGTATTGTTTGGGCTGGTTACCTATGCCACTTACGACCTGACCAATCTAGCAACCGTGAAAAACTGGCCTGTACTGATCACCGTGATAGACATGGCCTGGGGAATGGTCTTGAGCGTTCTGGTAAGTTACATCAGTTTTCTAGCGGGCAAGCGGCTAAATTAA
- a CDS encoding oxidase codes for MTTEISLKRHHSPDSISDRFALAVTKLARFFADIFFARRYGNRAVVLETVAAVPGMVGGVLQHLRALRRMESDKGWIRTLLEEAENERMHLMTFINFTQPTRLERLIILVAQGIFFNGFFLLYLISSRTAHRVVGYFEEEAIHSYTEYLNDIDSGKIANAPAPKIAIDYWNLALDSRLRDVIIVVRADESHHRDVNHGFADELS; via the coding sequence ATGACTACTGAAATTTCGCTGAAACGACATCATTCACCTGATAGTATTTCGGATCGATTTGCACTTGCTGTCACCAAGTTGGCGCGCTTCTTCGCAGATATTTTTTTTGCTCGTCGCTATGGTAACCGAGCGGTTGTCCTGGAAACGGTTGCTGCAGTCCCGGGCATGGTTGGAGGCGTTTTACAGCATTTGCGTGCTTTGCGTCGCATGGAAAGCGATAAAGGCTGGATCCGTACCTTGCTCGAAGAAGCCGAAAACGAGCGCATGCACTTGATGACCTTTATAAACTTCACCCAACCGACGCGGTTGGAGCGTCTGATAATTCTAGTGGCTCAGGGAATTTTCTTCAACGGATTCTTTCTACTATATTTAATATCGTCAAGAACTGCTCATCGTGTCGTGGGTTATTTTGAAGAGGAAGCAATCCATAGCTACACAGAGTACCTTAATGATATAGACAGTGGAAAAATAGCCAACGCCCCTGCACCGAAAATAGCAATTGATTATTGGAACCTGGCATTGGATTCAAGGTTGAGAGACGTGATAATTGTCGTCCGCGCAGATGAGAGCCATCACCGCGATGTAAATCATGGATTCGCTGATGAGTTATCGTGA